TACAACGATGGCGTCAACACCCGGTTCCTGCTCAAGGATTTCAGAGGCAACGGTTCCTTGTCCGGCCATCACCTGCAGATCGTTATAAGGAGAGACATAAGTCATGCCCTCTTCTTTCGCCACATCACGCGCTTTCAATTCAGACTCCAACGGATCTTCGCCAATCTGCTGAATCTGTACACCAGCATCTCTCAACTTATCGACCTTTGCCTGAGCCGCTGTCGTCGGCATATAAAGTGTGCCATTCGTACTGGTCACCTTCATCGCATACGCGACCGCCAAAGCGTGATTACCTGTCGATGCTGCCGTAATCCCACAAGATCGTTGTTCATCGGTCAGACTAAGCAACTTATTCAGAGCCCCCCGAGCCTTGAATGATCCGGTGTGCTGCAAGTTCTCAAGCTTCAGCAATACACGGCAGCCCAATCGTTTTGACAAGACATTTGATTCAATCAAATCAGTTCGTACGACATATGGCGCAATACGCTGCCGCGCAAGCTCAATCTCTTTCAACAGATCGCTCACTTTAATCACTGCTTTCCTCTGGAGACATGAGTTGCATACACCAAAGAGGACCTCTTATCACAAATCGACCATCAACCCTAGCCGCTGTTTTTGAATTGTGCATCGGATCCATACTTGCCCATGGAATACTACAAGAATGAGCGCCTAGAAGACGCCACAACTTAATAGGCCTGAGATGTAAGTGCTCTGAGTCAGCTGCTGCGTGAATGCTCAGCCCCATATTGACCACACCTAAAGAGAAACTTTGGTAGCTTCGATGGACCGAATTGGGGTTCGGTTTCTGAGGCAAATAGACATCGACCATTGGATTCCACAGTAAGCAGAAAGCAAGCCAAGCCATGATCGGGATCATCGCTATGGCATCAATTATGAGCAGCGTGACTGCCACAGGACTATTGGTCTCAATGATCCAGATCAGTAAGCCGGCAAAGACCGCCGCCTCAACGAATACAAACAACCAGAAGTAGAGCGCCTTTCTTGTCACAGTAAACTCCTCCGATGGTCGAATTCTACCAGTGGCTAATTTAACAGAACAAGCTTGTTCTCGGACGCTTATAAGGATCCATCTGAAGTGATAAAACCTCCTTTTGAGCAACTTTAGGTGGGCCCTACTGATGCCAAACATGGCCGCACTCCAAGCCATTCAATTACTATGAGATGACGTTGAGAGGCAGTATCATCATTGCCAACAAATACAGGCTGGCTCGATCGAGCCCAAACGAAGTAAAGGAGCCAGTATGTCAGAGCAGACAAGAGGTTCGTGGAGTGGTTATCAGTGGATTATGGTGGTGCTCGTCGCTTGCTTAGTTGTGCTTCAGATTATATTTGTAGTCCGCATCAGCCAGGGTGTCAGCGCTCTCGAAGACGTTGGCAAGACGGCCAAACACCAAATGAAAAATGTCGGCACCGCCGCTATTGGAGCAACTGATATCGCGGGCGCCTTGCTTAATCCAGATGGGAAAAAGAAGGACAAAAAGAAGTGATGGCCTAAAAGAACCCTCATTGATCTGAATCCCATTATCGCCCTCAAACAAATTACCCTGCAGGCATCATCCTGAAGGGTTTTTCTTGCTTAAAAATAGTCACAAAAATGCCTCCTTCATTGCAAGATATGTGAGGTCTCATGTCATTTGCATAAAGAGAGACCATGCTTAGTTGACACCCCCTCAAGGAGCATTCAGAGATGAGTTTTAACCAAACAGGTAATAAGGACGAGATCGCGATACTTCAGAGGCAAGTGAGAACCCTCAAATTCGTGATGTTTGGAGGAATGTGCTTACTTGCTGCCGGTATTGCCGTTGCAGCCACAAGCATCCAAGACGCCACTGATGTCGTAAAAGCAAGAGAATTCAAACTTGTCGATGATGAAGGAAAAACACTTGCGATACTTGGCCGAAATGAC
The sequence above is a segment of the Phycisphaerales bacterium genome. Coding sequences within it:
- a CDS encoding pyridoxal-phosphate dependent enzyme codes for the protein MSDLLKEIELARQRIAPYVVRTDLIESNVLSKRLGCRVLLKLENLQHTGSFKARGALNKLLSLTDEQRSCGITAASTGNHALAVAYAMKVTSTNGTLYMPTTAAQAKVDKLRDAGVQIQQIGEDPLESELKARDVAKEEGMTYVSPYNDLQVMAGQGTVASEILEQEPGVDAIVVSVGGGGLIGGMAAGGKKLKPGLHAVGVVPANSPAMYDAVRAGHIVESILKPTLSDGTAGRLEEGSITVGPCAEFVDQWIQVEEEEIAQAMAMVFDQHAMRVEGAAGVAVAGLTQIADSFATDAVVAVVICGGNVAPA